A single window of Vibrio gazogenes DNA harbors:
- a CDS encoding ABC transporter substrate-binding protein, whose translation MKKILLVVVICIIAIAIYQHRQSQDNTQLTISGPFEFNGTDLSRDGFLYSRLGVTESLTRILPDGTVQPLLATGWTPSDDDLTWRFRIRSDVHFHDGVTLDAEAVRQNLAYARTQPGVIRQVPIQSIAVNNHELVIKLSRPYSPLLSVLAHYSLGMVSPATLGQETDGTAVIGTGAYVVSLAQPPHKIELTQNPNYWGEPAHIHSVSYLAGHRSESRALLVRSGQADIAYSIDPISEEGLSESKKVTVHSFALPRTVLLKLNLAHPQLRHRAVRQAISLALDREGMASTVLRLPGSAAYQLFSPSQSNWHVDNLKRERNLQQAKTLMMQQGWSYDDKGWLVRDGQPFTLTLVTYANRPELPVLATSIQNQLALLGIRVEVSIDNASAIPAKHHDNTLDIALVARNFGTMGSPLPILYDDFSSPRGSDWGHMNWDSPEIRAILTQLLSESDPQVAHQLSQQVAQIMADELPVIPIAYSHQLIAVSKRVSGFSFDPYEIDYRLKEMKIND comes from the coding sequence ATGAAAAAAATATTGCTCGTCGTCGTGATTTGCATCATCGCTATCGCGATATATCAACATCGTCAGTCTCAGGATAATACCCAACTCACCATTTCCGGGCCGTTTGAGTTTAACGGTACCGACCTTTCCAGAGATGGATTTCTTTACAGTCGTCTCGGCGTTACCGAATCTTTAACCCGCATTCTTCCGGATGGAACGGTACAGCCATTATTGGCCACCGGCTGGACCCCTTCAGATGATGATCTGACATGGCGTTTTCGCATTCGTTCTGATGTGCATTTTCATGATGGTGTAACGCTTGATGCTGAAGCGGTGCGGCAGAATTTAGCTTATGCACGCACGCAACCGGGGGTGATTCGGCAAGTACCGATTCAGTCGATTGCGGTGAACAATCATGAGTTAGTCATTAAGCTATCGCGTCCTTATAGTCCGTTGTTGAGTGTGCTTGCACATTATAGTTTGGGCATGGTTTCTCCGGCGACGCTGGGTCAGGAAACGGATGGAACAGCCGTGATTGGCACCGGTGCATATGTGGTCTCTCTGGCTCAACCGCCGCATAAAATTGAACTCACGCAAAACCCGAATTACTGGGGGGAGCCTGCACATATCCATTCAGTCAGTTATCTGGCCGGGCACCGTAGTGAAAGTCGGGCATTGTTAGTGCGCAGTGGTCAGGCGGATATCGCTTATTCAATTGATCCGATTAGCGAAGAGGGATTAAGTGAATCGAAAAAGGTTACGGTGCATTCATTCGCGTTACCCCGAACGGTGTTACTGAAACTGAATCTTGCTCATCCGCAATTACGTCATCGGGCCGTTCGACAGGCGATCAGTCTGGCGCTGGACCGTGAAGGGATGGCTTCCACGGTGCTGCGTTTACCGGGATCAGCAGCTTATCAGCTGTTTTCGCCTTCACAGTCAAACTGGCATGTCGATAACCTCAAACGTGAGCGTAATCTTCAGCAAGCTAAAACACTGATGATGCAACAGGGCTGGTCTTATGATGACAAGGGTTGGTTAGTGCGTGATGGTCAGCCGTTCACGTTGACGCTCGTGACTTATGCCAACCGGCCTGAATTACCTGTTTTGGCAACCAGTATCCAGAACCAGTTGGCACTGCTGGGAATTCGGGTTGAGGTCAGTATTGATAACGCCAGTGCGATTCCGGCGAAGCATCATGATAATACGCTCGATATCGCGCTTGTGGCGCGTAACTTCGGGACGATGGGGAGCCCGCTGCCGATTCTTTATGATGACTTCTCTTCTCCGCGTGGCAGTGACTGGGGCCATATGAACTGGGATTCACCAGAAATCCGTGCCATCCTGACCCAACTTCTGAGTGAATCCGACCCGCAGGTCGCCCACCAGTTGTCTCAGCAGGTTGCACAAATAATGGCTGATGAGCTGCCCGTGATTCCGATTGCCTACAGTCACCAATTGATCGCGGTCAGTAAACGTGTCTCCGGATTCTCCTTTGACCCGTATGAGATTGATTATCGTCTGAAGGAGATGAAAATTAATGATTAA
- a CDS encoding right-handed parallel beta-helix repeat-containing protein encodes MKFKIISLSMLMAVSHLGFAKNLYIAPYGSDSHAGTLSSPLKTIMAAQAAASAGDTVYIRGGTYYLNNSNITQHQSVRAIVNNITKDNIRYINYGSERPVFDFSNVKPANYRNTAFMVRADNCVFKGFDVVGVQVTIDDHHTQSEAFMINKGNGNRFENLAIHDGMAIGWYLVAGSNNYVLNVDAYNNRGLNHHSNGNVDGFGVHPTSSSYTGNVISHSRAWFNSDDGFDLINADAAVTIEYSWAFYNGYDQDFTRLGDGNGFKAGGYGRNGSATPSVIPRHTIRYNLAVRNRSAGFYANHHIGGQNWINNTSIRNQSANYNMLSTLDDNRTDVKGYGHYMRNNLGFDGHNEVINLGNNTENDMIYNYFNLPVTITSKDFRRLDERELMYPRQADGSLPRIKYALLKQGSDLIDAGIYAGDSYKGVAPDLGAFESDY; translated from the coding sequence ATGAAATTTAAAATCATCTCGCTATCGATGCTCATGGCCGTGAGCCATCTGGGTTTTGCTAAAAACCTATATATTGCCCCTTACGGTTCTGACAGTCATGCCGGCACACTCTCTTCCCCATTAAAAACCATTATGGCAGCACAAGCGGCTGCTTCAGCCGGTGATACGGTCTATATCCGAGGCGGTACTTATTATTTAAACAATTCGAATATCACCCAACACCAAAGTGTTCGCGCAATCGTCAACAATATCACCAAAGATAATATTCGCTATATTAACTATGGTTCCGAGCGACCAGTCTTCGACTTTTCGAATGTCAAACCGGCGAATTATCGCAATACGGCCTTTATGGTCCGGGCGGATAACTGCGTATTTAAAGGCTTTGATGTGGTTGGTGTACAGGTCACGATTGATGATCATCACACTCAATCCGAAGCCTTTATGATCAACAAAGGCAATGGTAATCGCTTTGAGAACTTAGCGATTCATGATGGTATGGCCATTGGCTGGTACCTGGTTGCCGGCAGTAACAACTATGTCCTCAATGTCGATGCATACAATAACCGTGGATTAAACCATCACTCGAATGGTAACGTTGATGGGTTTGGGGTGCACCCAACCTCATCATCCTATACCGGCAATGTCATCAGCCATTCACGAGCCTGGTTTAACAGTGATGACGGTTTTGATCTCATCAATGCTGATGCCGCAGTCACCATTGAATATAGCTGGGCTTTTTACAATGGTTATGACCAAGACTTCACCAGATTGGGTGATGGTAATGGTTTCAAAGCAGGCGGTTATGGCCGCAACGGCAGTGCCACACCCAGCGTCATTCCTCGCCACACTATTCGTTACAACTTAGCGGTACGTAATCGCTCTGCCGGTTTTTACGCCAATCACCATATCGGCGGACAGAATTGGATCAACAACACTTCGATTCGTAACCAAAGCGCGAACTACAATATGTTATCGACGCTTGATGACAACAGAACCGATGTGAAAGGCTACGGGCACTACATGCGGAATAACTTAGGATTTGATGGTCACAACGAAGTCATCAATCTGGGCAACAACACCGAAAACGATATGATCTACAACTATTTCAACTTGCCCGTGACGATCACATCAAAAGATTTCCGCCGTCTGGATGAACGTGAGTTGATGTACCCGCGTCAAGCGGATGGTTCCCTCCCGAGAATCAAATACGCCCTGCTAAAACAAGGCAGTGATTTAATTGATGCCGGTATCTATGCCGGTGATAGTTATAAAGGCGTCGCACCTGATTTAGGCGCGTTTGAGTCTGATTATTAA
- a CDS encoding methyl-accepting chemotaxis protein — translation MLSRISIARAMQWGFGIAITMVFAVGIYLIVVISNVRDHFNTLVTHNLQVQSVLSDLRFYTVTYRRFALDYGLTTSASAHADIQKTIDENNNKVAASLQRFSAVADTAEMKSFMKMVQHRINAYRDMQNHYLSLIDQGEIDKARAEMLGPMLAPFNTIVDSLSDLQQQLLAQGIKMKEEESRAMQRAIVVEAIVGTILLLFLVVFGVLLTRKVNKPLKVLIEQMNTVEKGDLRTRLTLTQFADDELGRAAHSFDQMQQGIYRLAEGVQQNTQTVENASQIMLERMANTTMRLDQQKSEISTVASAMSQLQTSFAEVAQHTVTAAQSAADVKDHAINSKEVIQTSLNQTESLSGAISEASVVTQALKNDSAGIEMVSQVIRNITEQTNLLALNAAIEAARAGEAGRGFAVVANEIRSLAQKTQDSIDEINKTINVIQNHADQAVNTMEISQTQMQSGLEKARSSQESIGHVMTSATTIDGMSHMIAAATEQQVDVARELAHSINEIHQMSQDIYQSVHDTEKLSEDLKSTSQSLSEVSSRFQLN, via the coding sequence ATGTTATCAAGAATATCAATTGCCAGAGCCATGCAATGGGGCTTTGGCATCGCCATCACCATGGTATTTGCTGTCGGTATCTACCTGATTGTCGTCATCAGTAATGTTCGCGATCACTTCAATACACTGGTCACCCATAACTTACAGGTGCAGTCTGTACTTTCGGATTTGCGCTTCTATACGGTTACCTACCGTCGTTTCGCTTTGGATTACGGGCTCACCACCAGCGCAAGTGCTCATGCGGATATTCAAAAAACCATCGATGAAAACAACAATAAAGTGGCAGCATCACTGCAACGTTTTAGTGCTGTGGCCGATACAGCAGAAATGAAATCCTTTATGAAAATGGTACAACACCGCATTAATGCTTATCGTGACATGCAAAACCACTACCTTTCGTTGATCGACCAAGGAGAAATCGATAAAGCACGCGCAGAAATGCTCGGCCCGATGCTCGCGCCTTTTAACACCATTGTCGATTCGCTGAGTGACTTACAACAGCAGTTATTAGCACAAGGCATAAAGATGAAAGAAGAAGAATCCAGAGCAATGCAACGTGCGATTGTGGTTGAGGCCATCGTTGGAACAATCTTGCTCCTGTTTTTGGTCGTTTTCGGCGTTTTACTGACACGCAAGGTCAATAAGCCATTGAAAGTGCTGATTGAGCAAATGAATACGGTAGAAAAAGGGGACTTGCGCACTCGCTTAACATTAACACAATTCGCTGACGATGAATTAGGACGCGCAGCGCATTCATTTGACCAAATGCAACAAGGTATCTATCGATTGGCTGAGGGTGTGCAGCAAAATACTCAGACCGTCGAGAATGCCAGCCAAATCATGTTGGAAAGAATGGCGAATACCACAATGCGTCTCGATCAACAGAAAAGCGAAATCAGCACGGTTGCATCAGCAATGTCGCAATTACAAACGAGCTTTGCCGAAGTGGCTCAGCATACGGTGACAGCCGCGCAAAGTGCAGCAGACGTCAAAGACCATGCGATCAACAGCAAAGAGGTGATCCAAACGTCACTCAACCAAACAGAATCGCTTTCTGGTGCCATTTCTGAAGCATCTGTCGTGACTCAAGCGCTGAAAAATGACAGTGCAGGCATTGAAATGGTTTCTCAAGTTATTCGCAATATTACAGAGCAAACCAATTTATTAGCACTCAATGCCGCTATCGAAGCTGCCCGGGCAGGCGAAGCCGGACGGGGTTTCGCTGTGGTTGCCAACGAGATTCGTTCCTTAGCGCAAAAAACCCAAGACTCTATCGATGAGATCAATAAGACCATTAATGTCATTCAAAACCATGCCGATCAAGCTGTGAACACCATGGAAATTAGCCAAACTCAGATGCAATCAGGGCTCGAAAAAGCCCGCAGCAGCCAAGAAAGTATTGGCCATGTCATGACCTCTGCAACAACCATCGATGGTATGAGCCACATGATTGCCGCGGCAACCGAGCAACAAGTGGATGTGGCTAGAGAACTGGCTCATAGCATCAATGAGATTCACCAAATGTCTCAGGATATTTACCAGAGTGTCCATGACACTGAAAAACTCAGTGAGGATCTAAAATCCACCAGTCAGAGCTTAAGCGAGGTTTCTTCACGCTTTCAGCTCAACTAA
- the yfbR gene encoding 5'-deoxynucleotidase produces MKKKPSTFMAWVTRMPLIKRWALMHCFQEENVSEHSHQVAVIAHLLTVIKNKRFGGKLNPERAAVIAIYHEISETKLQDINSKTKYHSPEFTAAFKKLEDIAEQECLDTLPEDLRDEFTGLLVQKHVDAEYKAIVKAADILAAYIKTLNELRFNNDEFVHVKEGLDGTIEKLTATMPEVAVFMDVFCDSCTTTFDKISG; encoded by the coding sequence GTGAAGAAAAAACCAAGTACGTTCATGGCATGGGTCACGCGGATGCCGCTGATCAAACGTTGGGCACTGATGCACTGTTTTCAAGAAGAGAATGTCTCCGAGCATTCACATCAGGTCGCTGTCATTGCGCATTTGCTGACGGTGATTAAAAATAAACGCTTCGGCGGCAAACTAAACCCGGAAAGAGCGGCCGTGATTGCAATTTATCATGAGATCTCTGAAACCAAGCTGCAAGATATCAATTCCAAGACCAAGTACCATAGCCCGGAATTTACCGCAGCCTTTAAAAAACTTGAGGATATTGCTGAGCAAGAGTGTTTGGATACCCTGCCGGAAGACCTGCGTGATGAGTTCACCGGTTTACTGGTACAAAAACATGTCGATGCTGAGTATAAAGCCATCGTCAAAGCTGCGGATATTCTTGCCGCTTATATCAAAACCTTGAATGAGTTACGCTTTAACAACGATGAGTTCGTACATGTGAAAGAAGGGCTCGACGGAACGATTGAAAAACTCACCGCAACCATGCCCGAAGTGGCAGTATTTATGGATGTTTTCTGCGATAGCTGTACCACCACTTTCGATAAAATTTCAGGCTAA
- a CDS encoding urocanate hydratase, with protein sequence MTFKAMILEGIPATLPPKRERNENLSHAPKRKAILSREEKILAVRNALRYFDKQHHAELAAEFYAELETYGRIYMYRLMPDYPITARSIDAFPHQSKQAAAIMLMLSNNLDEAVAQHPQELITYGGNGAVFSNWAQYRLTMKYLAEMTDEQTLVLYSGHPMGLYPSHPNAPRVVVSNGMMIPNYSKPDDWEKFNALGVTQYGQMTAGSFMYIGPQGIVHGTTITVMNAVRMKRDRDPNTLPLFVTSGLGGMSGAQPKAAVIAHTIGIVAEINPKAAYKRHEQGWVDEVHPDLDKLIERIKQAQVDNQPVSLAYLGNIVDLWERLATEDIHIDLGSDQTSLHNPWAGGYYPVGYTFEASNAMMASDPEQFRAAVQTTLKRHVAAINQLTAKGMYFFDYGNAFLLEASRAGADILKADGSFKYPSYVEDIMGPMCFDYGFGPFRWVCASSDPRDLAVTDRIAAEILEEMHQQAPADIRQQIADNLSWIRQAEQNNLVVGSQARILYADAEGRMRIAAAFNQAVKRGDISAPVILGRDHHDVSGTDSPYRETSNIYDGSRFTADMAIHNVIGDAFRGATWVSIHNGGGVGWGEVINGGFGMVLDGSDECDTRLKSMLHWDVNNGISRRSWARNEGARFAIQRAMALEPRLRVTIPEIADDALLNKVVK encoded by the coding sequence ATGACATTTAAAGCGATGATTTTAGAAGGGATTCCTGCAACTTTACCGCCTAAGCGTGAGCGCAATGAAAACCTCAGCCATGCACCGAAAAGAAAAGCCATTCTGAGCCGTGAAGAAAAAATCCTCGCGGTCAGGAACGCACTTCGTTATTTCGACAAGCAACATCATGCCGAACTGGCTGCGGAGTTTTATGCAGAGCTGGAGACCTATGGCCGAATTTATATGTATCGGCTGATGCCGGATTACCCGATCACTGCGCGCTCGATTGATGCCTTTCCACATCAGTCGAAGCAGGCTGCGGCGATTATGCTGATGTTGAGTAACAACCTTGATGAAGCTGTCGCCCAGCATCCGCAGGAACTGATTACCTATGGCGGCAATGGGGCGGTGTTCTCCAACTGGGCTCAGTATCGTTTGACGATGAAATATTTGGCAGAAATGACCGATGAGCAGACACTGGTGCTCTATTCCGGTCATCCGATGGGGTTGTATCCGTCCCATCCCAATGCACCGAGGGTCGTCGTGAGCAACGGTATGATGATCCCCAATTATTCAAAGCCGGATGATTGGGAGAAGTTCAATGCCTTAGGCGTGACTCAATACGGACAAATGACGGCGGGCTCGTTTATGTATATCGGTCCGCAAGGGATTGTGCATGGCACCACCATCACGGTGATGAACGCGGTCAGAATGAAACGCGATCGGGATCCGAACACGCTACCGCTGTTCGTGACTTCCGGCTTGGGAGGCATGAGTGGGGCTCAACCCAAGGCCGCTGTGATTGCGCACACCATTGGGATCGTCGCTGAAATCAATCCGAAAGCAGCCTATAAACGTCATGAACAAGGGTGGGTGGATGAAGTCCATCCGGATTTAGACAAACTGATTGAGCGGATCAAGCAGGCCCAAGTCGATAATCAGCCCGTTTCATTGGCCTATCTGGGGAATATTGTTGACTTGTGGGAGCGACTGGCTACAGAGGATATCCACATCGACTTAGGGTCGGATCAAACGTCACTGCACAATCCATGGGCGGGCGGTTATTATCCGGTCGGTTACACCTTTGAAGCATCCAATGCGATGATGGCCAGTGACCCTGAGCAGTTCAGAGCGGCGGTGCAGACAACATTGAAGCGCCATGTTGCAGCGATCAATCAATTAACCGCGAAAGGTATGTATTTCTTCGATTACGGCAATGCATTCCTGTTGGAAGCGAGTCGGGCTGGCGCTGATATTCTTAAAGCAGACGGCTCGTTTAAGTATCCTTCCTATGTTGAAGATATTATGGGGCCGATGTGTTTCGATTATGGGTTCGGTCCTTTCCGCTGGGTCTGTGCTTCATCGGATCCTCGTGATCTGGCGGTAACAGACCGGATTGCCGCAGAGATTCTGGAAGAGATGCACCAGCAGGCACCGGCAGACATTCGTCAGCAGATAGCCGATAACCTGTCATGGATTCGGCAGGCGGAACAGAACAATCTTGTGGTCGGTTCGCAAGCTCGGATTTTATATGCGGATGCCGAAGGGCGAATGCGTATTGCAGCAGCTTTTAATCAGGCTGTGAAACGTGGGGACATCTCTGCACCTGTCATTCTTGGCCGCGATCATCATGATGTATCCGGTACGGATTCGCCGTATCGGGAAACGTCCAACATTTACGACGGGTCTCGTTTCACTGCGGATATGGCGATTCACAATGTCATCGGTGATGCTTTCCGGGGAGCGACTTGGGTCAGTATTCATAATGGTGGTGGTGTCGGCTGGGGTGAAGTGATCAATGGTGGATTCGGGATGGTACTGGATGGCTCTGACGAGTGCGATACCCGGCTGAAATCAATGCTGCACTGGGATGTTAACAATGGTATTTCTCGCAGAAGCTGGGCAAGAAATGAAGGTGCGCGCTTTGCCATTCAACGGGCGATGGCACTTGAACCGCGGCTGAGAGTAACGATACCTGAAATCGCAGATGATGCATTATTAAATAAGGTGGTGAAGTAA
- the hutG gene encoding N-formylglutamate deformylase, whose product MWMPIDQPFHFRPGQSPLLVSMPHCGTALLPGMDARLTDAAKALPDTDWHLPALYDFLAEMDVSVIQAHYSRYVVDLNRPGDDKPLYTSKTTGLFPDILFSGAPIFIDGGFDEATKARIKAEIWQPYHQKINETLAQIRDRHGYAILFDAHSIAAQVPMLFDGTLPDFNFGNNNGLACDAAMLENLAELVQHSPYTHVCNGRFKGGYITRHYGQPSAQIHAVQLELSQATYLVDAPQTHHAQSDASDAQPEQTIYRLDQAKQQRVGPLLQQLIQSLLAHGHPMDEVR is encoded by the coding sequence ATGTGGATGCCAATTGATCAGCCATTTCATTTTCGACCAGGGCAGAGTCCGCTCTTGGTCAGTATGCCTCATTGCGGAACGGCACTTCTGCCGGGGATGGATGCCCGACTGACCGATGCGGCCAAAGCACTGCCGGATACCGACTGGCATTTACCGGCGCTGTATGATTTCTTGGCCGAGATGGATGTCAGTGTCATTCAAGCCCACTATTCTCGGTACGTCGTCGATCTCAATCGTCCGGGTGATGATAAACCTTTGTATACCAGTAAAACCACCGGATTATTCCCTGATATCTTATTCTCGGGTGCGCCCATATTTATCGATGGTGGGTTTGATGAGGCGACGAAAGCGCGTATCAAAGCTGAAATCTGGCAGCCTTATCATCAAAAAATCAACGAGACATTAGCGCAGATTCGTGACCGGCACGGCTACGCAATCCTGTTCGATGCACACAGTATTGCCGCGCAGGTGCCGATGCTGTTTGACGGGACGTTGCCTGACTTTAATTTCGGAAATAACAATGGCCTTGCCTGTGATGCGGCCATGCTGGAAAACCTGGCTGAGTTGGTGCAACACAGCCCGTATACCCATGTGTGTAATGGTCGTTTCAAAGGGGGATACATCACCCGTCATTACGGGCAGCCTTCAGCACAGATTCACGCAGTTCAACTGGAGCTCTCTCAAGCGACTTACCTTGTTGATGCCCCTCAGACGCATCATGCTCAAAGCGATGCATCAGACGCTCAACCGGAGCAGACAATATACCGACTGGATCAGGCCAAACAGCAGCGTGTCGGGCCTCTGTTACAGCAGTTGATTCAATCACTATTAGCGCATGGTCACCCCATGGATGAAGTCAGATAA
- the hutI gene encoding imidazolonepropionase, with amino-acid sequence MNKQLNFDSLWYGCDAATMVNGQYSVIEDAAIGVHDGRIAWIGPRTQLPDCDAQQQHDFHGGWVTPGLVDCHTHLVFGGNRAHEFEQRLNGMSYQAIAQGGGGIAASVQATRQETPDQLLASAARRLKSLMCDGVTTLEIKSGYGLSTEHEVKMLEVAHRLAEQYPVDIRTTCLAAHAVPPEYQGHTDAYMDYLCDELLPEIAQRELADAVDAFCETIAFSPAQVERYFRTAQSFGMPVKLHAEQLSSLGGATLAARFQALSADHLEFMTETDVAAMRESGTVAVLLPGAYFTLKETQCPPVDLLRRYQVPMAVATDINPGTSPVLSLRLMMNMACTLFGLTPEEALAATTIHAAQALGLAESHGQLSVGKVADFVCWDVASPGELSYWLGGDLLKTRVKRGVISHVDAN; translated from the coding sequence ATGAATAAACAGCTGAATTTTGATTCACTGTGGTATGGCTGTGATGCCGCAACCATGGTGAATGGTCAGTACAGTGTGATTGAAGATGCTGCAATTGGCGTACACGACGGGCGAATCGCGTGGATAGGTCCCCGAACGCAACTTCCTGACTGTGATGCGCAGCAACAACATGATTTTCATGGTGGATGGGTCACGCCCGGTTTAGTCGATTGTCATACGCATTTGGTGTTCGGTGGCAATCGGGCCCATGAGTTTGAGCAACGGCTCAACGGCATGAGTTATCAAGCGATTGCTCAGGGTGGTGGCGGGATTGCGGCCTCGGTTCAGGCGACGCGCCAAGAGACTCCCGATCAATTGCTGGCTTCTGCGGCCCGGCGGCTGAAATCTCTGATGTGTGATGGGGTGACGACGCTGGAAATTAAATCCGGTTATGGCCTTTCAACCGAACATGAAGTGAAGATGCTGGAAGTGGCGCATCGGCTGGCTGAACAGTATCCGGTTGACATTCGGACCACATGTCTGGCTGCTCACGCGGTGCCGCCGGAATATCAAGGTCATACCGATGCCTATATGGATTATCTCTGTGATGAACTGTTGCCGGAAATCGCCCAACGAGAGTTGGCCGATGCTGTGGATGCCTTTTGTGAAACCATTGCATTTAGCCCGGCGCAGGTGGAACGTTATTTTCGCACGGCTCAGTCTTTCGGGATGCCGGTGAAACTCCATGCGGAGCAATTATCCTCGCTGGGAGGCGCCACTCTGGCAGCTCGTTTTCAGGCGCTTTCAGCGGATCATCTGGAGTTTATGACTGAAACGGATGTTGCAGCAATGCGTGAGTCCGGCACAGTTGCCGTGTTGTTACCGGGCGCCTATTTCACCCTCAAAGAAACCCAGTGTCCGCCCGTCGATCTGTTACGCCGCTATCAGGTGCCAATGGCGGTTGCTACGGACATCAATCCGGGTACGTCTCCGGTACTTTCACTACGTCTGATGATGAATATGGCTTGTACGCTCTTTGGTCTGACGCCCGAAGAAGCATTAGCTGCCACTACCATTCATGCCGCTCAAGCATTGGGTTTAGCCGAGAGCCACGGGCAACTGAGTGTCGGGAAAGTCGCCGATTTTGTTTGTTGGGATGTGGCAAGCCCGGGTGAGCTTAGTTACTGGCTGGGCGGTGATTTACTGAAAACACGAGTCAAAAGGGGAGTGATCAGTCATGTGGATGCCAATTGA
- the hutH gene encoding histidine ammonia-lyase, whose amino-acid sequence MPELTLQPGQLTLSELRQISREPIKISLDRQAIAAIHASTEVVNRVIVEDQAVYGINTGFGLLANTRIAAEDLDELQRSIVLSHAAGIGEFMNDATVRLMMVLKVNSLARGYSGIRLTVIEAMIALINKEIYPCVPQKGSVGASGDLAPLAHMSAVLLGEGQARYKGEVISGQAALAIAGMEPIQLAPKEGLALLNGTQASTAFALEGLFAAEDLYASATVCGALSVEAALGSRRPFDERIHAVRGHQGQMDAAAAYRHLLTEQSELGESHSNCEKVQDPYSLRCQPQVMGACLTQIRHAASTLLVEANAVSDNPLVFAEQGDIVSGGNFHAEPVAFAADNLALAIAEIGSLSERRMALLIDSHLSKLPPFLVENGGVNSGFMIAQVTSAALASENKTFAHPASVDSLPTSANQEDHVSMATFAARRLKDMAENTRGILAVEILAAVQGLDFRSPLKSTERLEQARADLRARVPFYDKDRYFAADIEKANGLLTEAVHNELMPVGLLPSVTREHYE is encoded by the coding sequence ATGCCCGAATTAACATTACAACCCGGACAACTCACGCTCAGTGAGTTACGTCAAATCAGCCGAGAGCCGATCAAAATCTCACTCGACAGACAGGCCATTGCCGCCATTCATGCCAGTACCGAGGTGGTCAATCGGGTGATTGTCGAAGACCAAGCAGTTTACGGGATTAATACAGGGTTTGGTTTATTAGCTAATACCCGGATTGCCGCGGAAGATTTAGATGAATTGCAGCGTAGTATTGTGTTGTCTCATGCTGCCGGGATTGGTGAATTCATGAATGATGCCACCGTCCGATTGATGATGGTGCTCAAAGTGAACAGCCTTGCCCGCGGCTATTCCGGTATTCGTCTTACAGTGATTGAAGCGATGATCGCCTTGATTAACAAAGAAATATATCCCTGCGTACCACAAAAAGGCTCGGTCGGTGCATCGGGTGATCTGGCCCCCCTTGCGCATATGAGTGCGGTGCTGCTCGGTGAAGGACAGGCGCGTTATAAAGGAGAAGTTATTTCTGGTCAGGCAGCACTGGCGATTGCTGGGATGGAACCGATCCAATTAGCACCGAAAGAAGGGCTTGCCTTACTGAATGGTACTCAGGCATCAACTGCTTTTGCGCTCGAAGGGCTGTTTGCTGCCGAAGATCTCTATGCTTCCGCGACTGTCTGTGGTGCACTTTCTGTTGAAGCCGCACTGGGCAGTCGTCGTCCGTTTGATGAGCGAATTCATGCCGTCCGGGGCCATCAGGGCCAGATGGATGCAGCTGCGGCTTATCGCCATCTGCTGACGGAACAGAGTGAACTGGGAGAATCCCATTCCAATTGTGAAAAAGTGCAAGATCCGTATTCACTGCGCTGCCAGCCTCAGGTGATGGGCGCATGTTTAACCCAGATCCGCCATGCCGCAAGCACACTGCTTGTCGAGGCCAATGCGGTCTCGGATAACCCGTTGGTATTTGCTGAGCAAGGCGATATCGTTTCCGGGGGGAACTTCCATGCCGAACCGGTGGCTTTTGCGGCAGATAATCTGGCACTTGCCATCGCTGAAATCGGCAGTTTGTCAGAGCGACGGATGGCACTGTTGATCGATAGCCATCTGAGTAAGTTACCGCCATTTTTGGTCGAAAATGGTGGTGTCAACTCAGGGTTCATGATTGCGCAAGTGACTTCGGCAGCGCTCGCCAGCGAGAATAAAACGTTTGCTCATCCGGCATCCGTCGACAGTCTGCCGACGTCTGCGAATCAGGAGGATCATGTATCCATGGCGACATTTGCTGCCCGACGACTCAAAGATATGGCGGAAAATACGCGCGGGATTCTGGCGGTTGAAATCCTCGCCGCGGTACAAGGTTTAGACTTCCGGTCGCCGTTGAAATCAACCGAGCGGCTGGAGCAAGCCCGTGCCGACCTGCGTGCACGAGTTCCTTTCTACGATAAAGACCGCTATTTCGCTGCGGATATCGAAAAAGCCAACGGACTGTTGACGGAAGCCGTTCATAATGAACTGATGCCAGTCGGTTTACTGCCAAGTGTGACAAGGGAGCATTATGAATAA